Proteins encoded within one genomic window of Halobacteroides halobius DSM 5150:
- a CDS encoding diguanylate cyclase domain-containing protein — MLKRLASLGILVLILILSSKVMLAYNLNELEKEKFLLLVYNRYKFEVWAIAGAIFLLSLIIIILVFSIVKRREAEKKLKSSQKRLKLALWGTNQGLWDWNIKTDKIYINDQWANMLGYKTTELAGRFRYLQHLFHPDDIKRVKDAMDRHLAGKTSIYEVECRLYTKSKQWKWILTRGKVVSRDKDGQPIRMIGTHQDIDKRKQVEEEIRYLNCHDCLTGLYNRSGYQKKLSQLDNRNNLPLSIIMGDVNGLKIINDMFGHDKGDKLLEEIARILEKITRDQNDIVARWGGDEFGIILPNTNHQQANKIIARINEECAESKFSPLKPRIALGVATKKDFNQKLDDIINEAEGKMYQDKLNCKQHVECNMLKSLEQELLNKADEIGLKVARIKKLAIEFGPKLDLSVDQLKQLKLLVRFRDIGLLAIEDEILDKNKEDLTPKEEKRVQEHPEIGYRLAKNFPDLTPIANSILFHHEYWDGSGYPQQLEGQEIPLLSRVLAILEVYEKVLNKDSASYKKVIKELKKRAGTQFDPKLVKIFIEMLTS; from the coding sequence ATGTTAAAGAGGCTAGCTTCTTTAGGAATACTAGTATTAATTTTAATTTTAAGTTCTAAGGTTATGTTGGCTTATAATTTAAATGAACTAGAAAAAGAAAAGTTTCTATTATTAGTTTATAATAGATATAAGTTTGAAGTGTGGGCGATAGCAGGAGCTATTTTTTTATTAAGTTTAATTATTATTATTTTAGTATTTAGCATAGTCAAACGTAGGGAAGCAGAAAAAAAGTTAAAAAGTAGTCAAAAACGTTTAAAGTTAGCTTTATGGGGGACTAATCAAGGGTTATGGGATTGGAATATTAAGACTGATAAAATCTATATTAATGATCAATGGGCCAATATGTTAGGATATAAGACAACTGAATTAGCAGGAAGGTTTAGATACCTCCAACATTTATTTCATCCTGACGATATAAAGAGAGTTAAAGATGCTATGGATCGTCATCTAGCAGGAAAGACATCAATTTATGAAGTAGAGTGTAGATTATATACTAAATCAAAGCAGTGGAAATGGATTTTAACGCGTGGGAAAGTAGTTAGTAGAGATAAAGATGGCCAACCTATTAGAATGATAGGAACTCACCAGGATATTGATAAGCGTAAGCAGGTAGAAGAGGAGATTAGATATCTTAATTGTCATGACTGTTTAACTGGTTTATATAATCGTAGTGGCTACCAAAAGAAATTATCTCAGTTAGATAACAGGAATAATTTACCTTTAAGTATTATTATGGGAGATGTTAATGGTTTAAAAATAATTAATGATATGTTTGGACATGATAAAGGTGATAAATTATTAGAGGAAATAGCTCGTATATTAGAAAAGATTACCCGGGATCAAAATGATATTGTGGCTAGATGGGGTGGGGATGAATTTGGAATTATTTTACCTAATACTAATCATCAACAAGCAAACAAAATTATAGCTAGAATTAATGAAGAATGTGCAGAATCTAAATTCAGTCCTCTCAAACCTAGAATTGCTTTAGGCGTAGCAACAAAAAAAGATTTTAATCAAAAGCTAGATGATATAATTAATGAGGCAGAAGGTAAGATGTATCAAGATAAATTAAATTGTAAGCAGCATGTAGAGTGTAATATGCTTAAGTCACTAGAGCAGGAATTATTAAATAAGGCAGATGAAATAGGGTTAAAAGTAGCCAGAATTAAAAAATTAGCCATTGAATTTGGCCCTAAATTAGACTTATCTGTAGATCAACTTAAACAGTTAAAATTATTAGTTAGATTTAGAGATATTGGGCTCTTAGCTATTGAGGATGAAATATTAGATAAAAATAAGGAGGATTTAACCCCCAAAGAAGAAAAAAGAGTACAAGAGCACCCTGAAATTGGTTATAGATTAGCTAAAAATTTTCCAGACTTAACTCCGATTGCTAATTCTATTTTATTTCATCATGAATATTGGGATGGAAGTGGCTATCCTCAACAATTAGAGGGGCAAGAGATTCCGTTATTATCTAGAGTTTTAGCGATTCTTGAAGTATATGAAAAGGTACTTAATAAAGATTCTGCATCCTATAAAAAAGTAATAAAAGAGCTTAAAAAAAGAGCAGGAACTCAATTTGACCCTAAGTTAGTGAAAATATTTATAGAAATGTTAACTAGTTAG
- a CDS encoding potassium channel family protein, producing MLNYLKSYLKRVKSELNNKTLRRLLLIVLTLFPLSAGGIVLVEEGEYFRTFGDALWWAVVTATTVGYGDMYPQTLIGRIIAIWVMLLGIGTVGAITAKLADLFIETKRRKELGEVPARYEDHLIICGWNRKVKDIIQQILNENLEQEIVLIANKERDPFPDNDDVHFIKGVMEEEDILKKAGVMKARAAIIVNKEQNDAKTVLTVLNIENLNPNIYTVAEISDSRNKIHLRNANVDEIIVDNAISSQLLVRSALYSGTSKVIEELLSNESGNQLYMLTTKKDDVGQEFLDLFIKYKKKDGLILIGIKRENEIIANPDNEQKVRANDKLVYIAGSKL from the coding sequence ATGTTAAATTATCTCAAAAGTTATTTAAAAAGGGTAAAATCTGAGCTAAATAATAAAACATTACGGAGATTACTATTAATTGTACTAACTTTATTTCCTTTAAGTGCGGGAGGAATTGTATTAGTAGAAGAAGGAGAATATTTTAGAACTTTTGGAGATGCTTTATGGTGGGCTGTTGTGACAGCTACGACTGTAGGGTATGGAGATATGTATCCTCAAACTTTAATAGGTAGAATAATAGCTATTTGGGTTATGCTATTAGGGATTGGAACTGTAGGGGCAATTACAGCTAAGTTAGCCGATCTTTTTATAGAAACTAAAAGAAGGAAGGAGCTTGGTGAAGTGCCAGCTAGATATGAAGATCATTTAATAATTTGTGGATGGAATAGGAAGGTGAAGGATATAATTCAACAGATTTTAAATGAAAATTTAGAGCAAGAAATTGTTTTAATAGCTAATAAGGAACGCGATCCATTTCCGGATAATGATGATGTGCACTTTATTAAAGGAGTTATGGAAGAAGAGGACATATTAAAAAAGGCTGGAGTGATGAAAGCTCGAGCGGCAATTATAGTAAATAAAGAACAAAATGATGCTAAGACAGTATTAACTGTTTTAAATATAGAGAACTTAAATCCTAATATCTATACTGTAGCTGAAATTAGTGATAGTAGAAATAAAATTCACTTAAGAAATGCCAATGTTGATGAGATTATAGTAGATAATGCGATTAGTAGTCAGCTATTAGTTAGATCAGCACTTTATAGTGGGACTTCTAAAGTAATTGAAGAGTTATTATCTAATGAAAGTGGTAACCAATTATATATGTTAACAACTAAAAAAGATGATGTAGGTCAAGAGTTTTTAGATTTATTTATTAAGTATAAAAAAAAGGATGGGCTAATTCTAATTGGCATTAAGCGCGAGAATGAAATAATTGCTAATCCTGATAATGAACAAAAAGTTAGGGCCAATGATAAATTAGTTTATATAGCTGGTAGTAAACTATAA
- a CDS encoding Lon protease family protein, whose translation MTVVELDSKDLRKKCDLSQFEFATTDELAPLFTALGAKRALEAIDFGLEVKQTGYNIFALNFCDAEEQEYITSLIKERALKEEPSDDLCYVYNFDNPKQPQILYLPAGLGKEFKDDMDDFLSQIQKSLKHTFSGDEFQKRKSQLKNRYKGQSKLLWTELRKEVEELGYILEREEEGFAIIPLLEDGDPMSEEYYTQLAAEEKEKIQQTTQLIQEKIDQVFDEVTKIREQYRSKVEKLKEELALDLVTNYLDPLIKKYNNFTRVNSYFSKLQEDILANLDIFEIEGQDASFFLVEDNDNLEDKLTRYKVNLVVDNSESEGAPVILETNPTYYNLVGSIEYDNHSNQLQTDLLKIKTGALQRANGGYLILEARKLLSSFKSWQTLKRVLKTGKVEIENLGQEYDKFPLVTLEPEGIECNLTIILLGSPQIYRLLYHYDPDFKKLFKIKADFDAEMERNEKNNYQLAQFIAQQCQEKDLRPLDYKAVAKVIEYSSWLRRDQEKLTTKFSTIIDLLYEADTIAKLNNKEIITEIAIKEVLNKREQRVNRYEEKIQELYQEDKILLETTGDKIGQINGLSVLDLGDYTFGRPSKITAAVYQGQRGVINIEREADLSGKIHDKGILILTAYLGEKFAQDKPLSLTASLCFEQMYSEIDGDSASSAELYTLLSALAQVPLRQDLAVTGSVNQQGKVQPVGGVTEKIEGFFRVCKEEGLTGKQGVLIPKQNKNDLMLKDEVIKAVNNNKFHIYTVSCIEEGIELLTGKKVEVINNLVDKRIEKWADESK comes from the coding sequence ATGACGGTAGTTGAATTAGATTCTAAAGATTTAAGAAAGAAGTGTGATTTAAGTCAGTTTGAGTTTGCTACTACTGACGAATTGGCACCTCTTTTTACAGCTTTAGGGGCTAAAAGGGCTCTAGAGGCAATTGATTTTGGTTTAGAAGTAAAGCAGACTGGATATAATATTTTTGCCCTTAACTTTTGTGATGCAGAGGAACAAGAATACATCACTTCATTAATTAAAGAGCGAGCTCTAAAGGAAGAACCTTCTGATGACTTATGTTATGTATACAACTTTGATAATCCTAAACAACCACAAATATTGTACTTGCCAGCAGGTTTAGGAAAAGAATTTAAAGATGATATGGATGATTTTTTAAGCCAAATTCAAAAATCCTTGAAGCATACTTTCTCTGGTGACGAATTTCAAAAGCGCAAGAGTCAATTAAAGAATAGATACAAAGGCCAAAGTAAATTATTATGGACTGAATTAAGAAAAGAAGTAGAAGAATTAGGATATATTTTAGAGAGAGAAGAAGAAGGATTTGCTATTATTCCTTTATTAGAAGATGGAGATCCAATGAGTGAAGAATATTATACACAACTAGCAGCAGAAGAAAAAGAAAAAATTCAGCAGACAACTCAATTAATTCAAGAAAAGATTGATCAAGTCTTTGATGAAGTAACAAAAATACGTGAACAATACAGATCTAAAGTAGAAAAGTTAAAGGAGGAACTAGCTTTAGATCTAGTTACTAATTATCTAGATCCTTTAATTAAAAAGTATAATAATTTTACTCGGGTTAATTCTTACTTTAGTAAACTTCAAGAAGATATCCTTGCTAATTTAGATATTTTTGAAATAGAAGGTCAAGATGCTAGTTTCTTTTTAGTAGAAGATAATGATAATCTAGAGGATAAATTGACTCGATATAAGGTTAATTTAGTAGTTGATAATAGTGAATCTGAAGGTGCTCCAGTTATTTTAGAGACTAATCCTACATACTATAATTTAGTCGGAAGCATAGAGTATGACAATCATTCTAATCAATTGCAGACTGATTTATTAAAGATTAAAACTGGAGCTTTACAAAGGGCTAATGGAGGATATTTGATTTTAGAGGCTAGAAAATTACTATCGAGCTTTAAATCGTGGCAGACTTTAAAAAGAGTTCTTAAAACTGGCAAGGTAGAGATTGAAAATTTAGGCCAGGAGTATGATAAATTTCCTTTAGTAACTTTAGAGCCCGAAGGTATAGAGTGTAATTTAACGATTATTTTGTTAGGTAGCCCCCAAATCTATCGCTTACTTTATCACTATGATCCAGATTTTAAAAAGTTATTTAAGATTAAGGCTGATTTTGATGCAGAAATGGAAAGGAATGAAAAGAACAATTATCAATTAGCTCAGTTTATTGCCCAACAATGTCAAGAGAAGGATTTACGCCCTCTAGATTATAAAGCAGTAGCTAAAGTAATTGAATATTCCTCATGGCTTAGGAGAGACCAAGAGAAATTAACTACTAAATTCAGTACGATTATTGACCTGTTGTATGAAGCTGATACTATAGCTAAGTTAAATAATAAGGAAATAATTACTGAAATTGCAATTAAAGAAGTATTAAATAAAAGAGAACAAAGAGTCAATCGTTACGAAGAGAAGATTCAAGAGTTATATCAAGAAGATAAAATTTTATTAGAAACTACAGGCGATAAGATAGGTCAAATAAATGGTTTATCTGTACTTGATTTAGGTGATTATACTTTTGGGCGACCTAGTAAGATTACTGCTGCAGTTTATCAGGGCCAACGTGGGGTTATTAATATTGAGCGTGAGGCGGATTTAAGTGGTAAAATTCATGATAAAGGCATACTTATATTAACAGCATATCTAGGAGAAAAGTTTGCTCAAGATAAACCTTTATCTTTAACTGCTAGTTTATGTTTTGAGCAGATGTATTCTGAGATTGATGGAGATAGTGCATCTAGTGCTGAGTTATATACTCTATTATCTGCTTTGGCCCAAGTACCTCTTAGACAGGATTTAGCAGTTACTGGATCTGTAAATCAACAAGGGAAGGTTCAACCAGTTGGTGGAGTAACAGAGAAGATAGAAGGTTTCTTTAGAGTCTGTAAGGAGGAAGGTTTAACTGGAAAACAAGGTGTTTTAATCCCTAAACAAAATAAAAATGATTTAATGTTAAAAGATGAAGTAATTAAAGCAGTAAACAATAATAAGTTTCATATTTATACTGTTAGTTGTATTGAGGAAGGAATAGAGTTATTAACAGGTAAGAAAGTAGAGGTTATTAATAATTTAGTAGATAAAAGAATTGAGAAGTGGGCTGATGAATCTAAGTAA
- a CDS encoding FAD-dependent oxidoreductase — protein sequence MGNDRYDAVVVGAGPAGSSAALKMAENDLSVALIERGKEPGSKNMFGGNIYRKPTAKIIPAFWEEAPLERPLVTDELWMMDKTSAFKVGFTGLEFKKAPYNKFSAIRSQFDKWFAQQAVNEGAHLLTNSLATDLVYHKTGLLNKKVDGIKLDTGEVIYANVVVLAEGANAILTKKAGLRGDLEASSMTLYVKEELALPAKKIEERFKLEPGEGATIGIIGYPTAGVVGKGGIWTNKESLSLIVGGYLNQINNKGLNPYQMLYHFKNHPLIKRLIEGAKPIAYKSHIIPKGGYENIPQLYDDGILVIGDAAMMVSGRRGTDLAMITGLYAAETVAQARAAQDFSAKLLKGYHKRVMNSFFMKNIKKSKSAKKYYKQHPDSDFLIAKAVNDAAYDFFRVQLKSNKEKMNDIQKELLNMQPLKKTITDLYYGWKDWGVF from the coding sequence ATGGGTAATGATCGTTATGATGCAGTAGTTGTTGGAGCAGGACCAGCAGGCTCAAGTGCAGCTCTTAAAATGGCAGAAAATGACTTATCAGTTGCTCTAATTGAAAGAGGAAAGGAACCAGGTAGTAAGAATATGTTTGGGGGTAATATCTATCGAAAACCAACAGCCAAAATAATACCTGCTTTTTGGGAAGAAGCGCCTTTAGAAAGACCTTTGGTTACTGATGAACTATGGATGATGGATAAAACTTCAGCATTTAAAGTGGGGTTTACCGGTTTAGAGTTTAAAAAAGCACCCTATAATAAATTCTCTGCTATCAGAAGTCAATTTGATAAATGGTTTGCCCAGCAAGCTGTTAATGAAGGAGCTCATTTATTAACAAATAGCTTGGCTACTGATTTAGTTTACCATAAGACTGGACTTTTAAATAAAAAGGTAGATGGAATTAAGTTAGATACTGGAGAGGTCATTTATGCTAATGTAGTAGTTTTAGCCGAAGGAGCTAATGCTATTTTAACTAAAAAAGCTGGTTTGCGAGGTGACTTAGAAGCTTCTAGTATGACTTTATATGTCAAAGAAGAGTTAGCTTTACCTGCTAAAAAAATTGAAGAACGGTTTAAATTAGAGCCAGGTGAAGGTGCTACTATTGGCATAATTGGTTATCCAACTGCAGGAGTAGTTGGTAAAGGCGGGATCTGGACTAATAAGGAATCTCTTTCTTTGATTGTTGGGGGTTATCTAAATCAGATTAATAATAAAGGATTAAATCCTTATCAAATGTTATATCACTTTAAAAACCACCCTTTAATTAAAAGATTAATAGAAGGAGCAAAACCTATAGCCTATAAATCACATATTATCCCTAAAGGTGGTTATGAAAATATACCTCAACTTTATGATGACGGTATATTAGTAATTGGAGACGCAGCCATGATGGTTAGTGGACGTAGAGGAACAGATTTAGCTATGATAACGGGGCTATACGCTGCTGAGACAGTAGCTCAAGCTAGAGCTGCTCAAGACTTTAGTGCTAAATTACTAAAAGGTTACCACAAACGAGTGATGAATAGCTTCTTTATGAAGAATATTAAAAAAAGTAAATCAGCTAAAAAATATTACAAACAACATCCTGACTCTGATTTTTTAATTGCTAAAGCTGTTAATGATGCTGCTTATGATTTCTTTAGAGTGCAACTTAAATCAAATAAAGAAAAAATGAATGATATCCAAAAAGAACTTTTAAATATGCAACCTCTTAAAAAAACAATTACAGACCTTTATTATGGCTGGAAAGATTGGGGGGTCTTTTAA
- a CDS encoding ferredoxin family protein, whose amino-acid sequence MGNFLKNNQSPLQYVTIEVDEESHIEIKEKDVCITECENKPCTYYCPTRVYSWDQESNKIKIDYTRCIECMACPYGCPYRNINWHFPRGGYGVNYQL is encoded by the coding sequence ATGGGAAATTTCTTAAAAAATAACCAATCTCCCTTACAATATGTCACAATAGAAGTAGACGAAGAGTCACATATTGAGATTAAAGAAAAAGATGTTTGTATTACAGAATGTGAAAATAAACCTTGCACTTACTATTGTCCTACTCGAGTTTATTCTTGGGACCAGGAAAGTAATAAAATTAAAATTGATTATACAAGATGTATTGAATGTATGGCTTGTCCGTACGGCTGCCCTTATCGTAATATTAATTGGCATTTTCCTAGAGGGGGCTATGGAGTTAATTATCAGTTATAG
- a CDS encoding ferritin-like domain-containing protein, with protein MKPKKMLIWLNWFYFLEINQYELYKRQQQESKDDYIKKVLDKFATIEKEHAKKIKKEITNLGGTPTKMGNGLGRLLGSTAGSLTSLTGTVNLFRINLTLERRAIKDYRRLIKYTDSKKLQKLLWSNLIEEDLHHSWFAHQKEELQDQIKSQHNITES; from the coding sequence ATGAAGCCTAAAAAAATGCTAATCTGGCTTAATTGGTTTTATTTTTTAGAAATAAATCAGTATGAATTATATAAAAGGCAACAGCAAGAAAGTAAAGACGATTATATAAAAAAAGTCTTAGATAAATTTGCTACCATTGAAAAAGAGCATGCTAAAAAAATAAAAAAAGAAATTACTAATCTAGGAGGAACGCCTACCAAAATGGGAAATGGTTTAGGACGGTTATTAGGCTCTACAGCAGGTAGTTTGACTTCATTAACAGGAACAGTTAATTTATTTAGAATTAATCTTACATTAGAAAGAAGGGCTATTAAGGATTATAGAAGGTTAATAAAATATACCGATTCTAAAAAGCTACAGAAATTATTATGGTCTAATTTAATTGAAGAAGACTTACATCATAGCTGGTTTGCCCATCAAAAGGAGGAACTACAAGATCAGATTAAATCACAACATAATATAACTGAAAGTTAG
- a CDS encoding threonine/serine ThrE exporter family protein codes for MKKPQQVLDIAGYAGETILTNGGEIYRAEETINRISQAYGMEYTHSIVTPTGLFVSIDDGYTIVKRIHSRRVHLDKINQVNTFSRKLAQKTTEYQTAMTKLHNIATAKDEYNLSIVILASALASSMYAILAQGSYLDIFPSFIASLGAQLFIRLSGFLKDINFIPELIAGFIAGVIANLFYSYGIGTNLSIITVSGILSFVPGVSATNAIRDAINGDLISATSRGIEVILVAINLAVGVAMALGVFR; via the coding sequence ATGAAAAAACCACAACAAGTTTTAGATATTGCTGGTTATGCCGGCGAGACTATTTTAACTAACGGTGGAGAAATCTATCGGGCTGAAGAAACTATTAATCGTATCTCACAAGCTTATGGTATGGAATATACACACAGTATAGTTACTCCTACAGGGCTCTTTGTTTCAATCGATGATGGTTATACTATTGTCAAAAGAATACATAGTCGTAGAGTACATCTAGATAAAATCAATCAAGTAAATACTTTTTCTCGAAAGTTGGCCCAAAAGACTACAGAATATCAAACAGCAATGACTAAGCTTCATAATATTGCTACTGCTAAAGATGAATATAATCTATCTATAGTTATCTTAGCTAGTGCATTAGCATCTTCTATGTACGCCATCTTGGCCCAAGGTAGTTATCTAGATATTTTTCCTTCTTTTATAGCTAGTTTAGGAGCACAACTATTTATTAGATTAAGTGGTTTCTTAAAAGATATCAATTTTATCCCAGAATTAATAGCTGGATTTATTGCAGGTGTTATTGCTAACTTATTTTATAGCTATGGTATTGGAACTAATTTAAGTATAATTACCGTTAGCGGAATTTTATCTTTTGTCCCTGGTGTTTCTGCTACTAATGCCATTCGTGACGCTATCAATGGTGACTTAATCTCAGCTACTAGTCGAGGTATAGAAGTGATTTTAGTTGCTATTAATTTAGCTGTAGGAGTAGCTATGGCTTTAGGGGTGTTTAGATAA
- a CDS encoding MBL fold metallo-hydrolase, translating into MRQANIYHLYHSGVAIETTNAWLVVDYYNDTPSKDRRSLSNGVLDTKDFKRKKDNLVFVTHNHHDHFNPVIFEWDEEVDINYILSADVQAKEKDNRYKMDKYQKLELDDILVETYGTTDQGLSFYIEVDGLNIFHAGDLNWWHWKKFSPQERKREEKDFKEELDKLKGKKIDIAFIPVDPRLEEYYYLAGEYFIKTIEPRLLVPIHFADDYSITSDFAKKVNQLSTKVVEINKRGKKIEFKK; encoded by the coding sequence ATGAGACAAGCTAATATTTATCATTTATATCATAGTGGTGTAGCAATAGAAACTACTAATGCATGGTTAGTAGTTGATTATTATAATGATACTCCGAGTAAAGATAGAAGAAGTTTAAGTAATGGTGTGCTAGATACTAAAGATTTTAAAAGAAAAAAAGATAATCTAGTATTTGTAACCCATAATCATCATGATCATTTTAACCCTGTTATTTTTGAATGGGACGAAGAGGTCGATATTAATTATATCTTAAGTGCTGATGTTCAGGCCAAAGAAAAAGATAATCGCTATAAAATGGACAAGTATCAAAAGTTAGAGTTAGATGATATATTAGTTGAAACTTATGGGACTACAGACCAAGGGCTTTCTTTTTATATAGAAGTTGATGGCTTAAATATTTTTCATGCTGGAGATCTTAATTGGTGGCACTGGAAGAAGTTTAGTCCTCAAGAACGCAAACGAGAGGAAAAGGATTTTAAGGAGGAGTTAGACAAGTTAAAAGGAAAAAAGATAGATATTGCTTTTATACCAGTTGATCCTAGATTAGAAGAGTATTATTATCTAGCTGGAGAATATTTTATAAAGACAATCGAACCCCGGTTATTAGTACCAATTCATTTTGCAGATGATTATAGTATTACTTCTGACTTTGCAAAAAAAGTTAATCAATTATCAACAAAAGTAGTAGAAATTAATAAAAGAGGTAAAAAAATAGAATTTAAGAAGTAA
- a CDS encoding threonine/serine exporter family protein — protein sequence MKILLELIANFILVLGYGIAFQAPKKSLFLLGLTGTFSWAGLLISQTLTNNLILASFIGAIIVGICGEVFARIKKLPATVFVISGILPLVPGVPAYRTMLYLINQKYIAGVEAGVNTLMIAGAISFGIAIVGAGAQYYKEIKS from the coding sequence ATGAAAATATTACTAGAATTAATTGCAAATTTCATTTTAGTTTTAGGTTATGGAATTGCTTTTCAAGCTCCTAAAAAAAGTTTATTTTTATTGGGATTAACAGGAACGTTTAGTTGGGCAGGATTATTAATCTCTCAGACTTTAACTAATAACTTAATACTTGCTTCCTTTATTGGAGCTATAATTGTTGGTATCTGTGGAGAAGTCTTTGCTCGCATTAAGAAACTACCAGCTACAGTATTTGTAATCTCTGGTATTTTACCTTTAGTACCAGGGGTTCCTGCTTATCGAACAATGCTTTATTTAATTAACCAAAAATATATTGCAGGGGTAGAAGCTGGAGTAAATACTTTAATGATTGCTGGAGCTATCTCGTTTGGAATAGCTATTGTAGGAGCCGGCGCTCAATACTATAAAGAAATTAAAAGCTAA